The DNA window AGTTCTATCAGATCAACCAATAACTCCCTTCCTTCCACAAATACgagaagggatcgaacccacctgttggagataaccagcTCTCCAGTAGGCAGTAAAGTTTTGAAGCCTCTAGAAAGTACATCACTAGGTCTATTCAACTTTTCagttattctacttgaaatataagaatgtgtcgcaccagaatcaatcaGAACAGTTAATAAAGTATCGTCAaaagaaagctgacctgtcataGTGGAAGGGCCAGCATCAGCCTCggcttgagttagggcaaacaCCCGGGCAGGAGTAGGtttatcatccttcttttgttCTGGTAGCAGCAACTGTGGGAAATTCCTCTTCATGTGACCCACTAGCCCACATTGAAAATAGGCCCTGGCCTTCACCCAGGTAGCTTCTTTTACATCTCGGGCATTCAGGAAAAGTCTTCCAGTTTTCCTTTCCATTACGACgaaaaccttggttaccctggaacCGTTTTGGCCTGCAGCTGATGGTTCATTAGGCCTTTTGTTGCGATCACTAGGGTCAGTACCCCTACCAGAACCACACTAGATGTctgcttccatgaatctcttctggcaatatttttctttcgtatctgatCTTTTGCACCCTCAGCAGCTAAGGCCAATTCAACTATCTGAGCATAAGTCCAAAAAACCCAGGTTATTTAGCAGCAACTATCACATCCCTTGCGATATGTTCATCCAATCCTTTaataaactttccttttctagcagcttcagtagccactTCATGTGAAGCAAATTTTTCGAGCTGATCAAAATTAGTGGCATATTCTGTTAATGTCATGCTACCCTGAGTCAATCGTATAAACTACTCTTCTGCCTTTTCGGCCCGAATAgactcattatagtacttctcATAAAATAAGGTCCGGAAGGCATCCCAGGTCATGTTATTTAGATTATGACCCTGAGACACAATCTCTCACCAGATGCGGGCATCTTCTTGTCGCAAATAAATGGCACATCTAACCCGATCATTATCCTCGACCCGCATAAAATCAAATATGGATGTTATCATAATCATCCACTGCTCTGTCTTGAGTGGATCATtgccaccctcaaacactggcgggttCTGCTTCCTAAACCGCTCATACAACGGTTCCAAACAGTTCCCTGCATTCGGTGGCACTACTAGAGGTACTGGAGGATCAAGATTAGGgtttagagcaggctgagcttACTTCTCCCTCAATTCTCGAATTTGTTCACCTTGCTGCCAGATCCTCTCTTGCATCGCGACATATAACTCTTCCCATTTTGTTGGTGGGGGAGGGAGGGTTCTCGCCCTCACCAGCAACTCCGAGCCCAACTAGCTCGCAGCTACCTCTACCAGTATGCCTCGAGTGCATAATTTATACACCTATAGTCACATTCTAGGCATTAACAATACtaataagtatttccatatatcaTAATCCTTCCCACACATTTCCAATATTAacaaaattcaaataatcaaataattaacaaattatctattaataaaagcttactgaaccatgAGTCAAACGAGTCctcgcagccaatgtacatatcaaaccaatCTTTAGGaactaaaaaccttggcgctctgataccatgttgtaacgccctgtccaatagggacgccacgtgtgtgtacTTTTATAAATTTCGTatttatatactatataattataccaaaagtgtggataattaaattttgataaagGCAGATTCGGTGCAAGGCATAATgaagaacataaaaaacaaCAAGAGCAGTTCAACAACGAGAAGAAGCATGCTGAAAGTTTTAATAGCTGGGCTGATTTATCATATTTGGGAGGCTAGGAACGATGTTCTATGGAACCAAAAGATGAGGCGCATCCAGGCAGTAGTGAAGCACATTCAAAGGGAGAGCAAGCTTAGGATCATAGAAATTATGCCCAAGAAAACTAAAGATGTAGATAGAGAATGGATTGTGAATATCTAATTCATTGATAGATAGATTGATTTGGTGTAATTGTTTGCATAGATAGTCTGGTGGGTAGATTGAGGAATTCGGATCATTGTAAGTAATCAACAGTTGTAAGTTGTGAAATTGTAAATGTTGTTTGAGCAATACAAGTACcgtattcatcaaaaaaaaaaattgataattaaaatcaaacatataaaacTTCTttataacaaaagataagtaatattaactatggggtccccctgttttcaaaatttttacaaACTCGTTTAATAGTGCTTTTATAACATAAACTTTGCATTCCTAAAATACcttcaaaatagagcatcctgttcaCTGGGTCGTGCCACTGcgactgatatgtacattgctacTACGGCCTcgaactcatggttgctcaacctttgccttccctttacctgcaccataaagcacccgtgagtgacagagactcagcaagaaaagtgaatAAAACAATAAGAAGCAATATTGTACAATTTAAtctcaaattaacatgcatacACATTTACACAATATCACAAACACACAATcctggtactttataaagtacccaaAGTACccccttaccactcgttaaccatgAGCTGAATATGTAACTATCATTGCCCGATGAAGCAAATAATAAGTAAGAAACATATCTGcgatttcaagagtaattactcgtaacggtaatgaccgtttccaaccctaggtcataaccgaGGCTCAACAATCATTTAATTAGaatcttgataataatcaagactATAACCATTCAACCGCTAACATTTagccacatacggtgcttaacacttttcttacctcaattcaaaactcaagcgtgtgggccgacctgagtggaaaatAAGCTGGGCAATCCCgttcctatgtcacgacaattgaaacttAATGAATACCTTAATCCAAAATTCCAAAATAAAACCCTAACTCAAAATCAATAATAACCTAACTCTCAACAACTCAAAAataggtcaagcatcccataaACAACCTAAAATGGATGCTACGCAACTCCTCAGGCCAAAAAATGAACCTCAAGAAAACCCGAGAATTCTCCCTGCAGGGCAACCGGTCGACCCGTTTTGGCAAACCAGAATTTCTTGGGTTCTCTCTTTCGATTTTGACCCAAAActcctccaaacctaaccaatcTTTCCAAAATAGTATAATAACTATAATACAACATATCTCAAGCTTCTAAACACAACAATTCATTCATTgaatcaaaatcacacattGAAGTGAAGAAAACTCAACTTTGGATTCATCAAACCAAACTCAATTCAAACAGCCATAAAAACCACTTAAAACCATCTCCAACATATTCAAAAACCTACCCTAAACATTCCCCAATCTTAGTCTAATCTCTACAGCCACAAAAATGCAAAACCCTACATGAAAATCGTCTCAAAACCTAGCGTTTTCAGTCCAATGAGTAAGGAACTGACCTCAAACACCTCTAGGTTAACTTGGAGTTAAAAGGCAACTTGAAAAGAAGGATTTGCTGAAGAAAATTCCCCAAGGCTGGCTAGTTCTAAGCTTGCacgaaggagaagaagaagttgAAGCTTTTTGGTGCCTTAGCTTTTAAGTTATCTCATATAtaggttttctttttcttcttcttttttttaattttataatcagCCCACAACATTAAAAGGGACAAAGTACTTAATTGCAAAAAGACTAATCTACCCCTCAAAGAATAGCCTAAGCTTTAAAAATAACCTAGCGCAttatggtaattttactaatccaTTAAAACAATATTCCAAAATTCTAAACTAGTCTGGAATACCTTTCAAAATAATCCATCCATTAGTGTCGTTATATTTCTCACCACATCGTCAAGTTTCCACAGTCGCCTGgcctgaaaaatatttttatttcaaaaatggtaTCCATGATACCCCCATATCTCAATATAATCTACGTAATTAATAAAGTACGCTTTATATATTCATTTAATAGATTTCCACTAATTGAtccaagtaagatcataatcttacttcattaccaaaataattatatatttaataaaatatgtctaattaaatatcaatttattttttgggaTATTACAAAGACCTCTGTCGAAAGTCTTCCTCACAAAATTAATAGTTTGGAGGCAAGTTCTGTTGGTGATAAGTTGATAACAGCAACACAAGGTGGTTTCATTGGTTGGAAGGccactttttaaaatttctcgGAGAAGATAATTATTACAACTTTTTCTTTGGGAGGTTAATAACATGAGTGACTGGGAACATGTTATACAATAGTGGAATCGAAGCTTTCTTAATGGATCCAATATTAGTCCTTTATAGTATTAATTATGGGAGTGGTAATAGTAGTTGGATATAAATCTATAATAAGGTATAAATTAACTGTCCACATTGAATTAATGGTACATAAAGAGTCAAGAGATAATTTGTAAGGTAAAACGATAATTTTGACAAACTCTATTTATGAACTAATAATTGGAGGACAAATtacttatattgattatattaaTAGACTGCaagtaataagtttgtaaatataattctatattttcaAAGAGTGTAATTCCATATTATATTGAAGtaataatagaattaataaacCAGATTATTCTATTGATGAGATACATAATAATGAAGTGTTTATTGGAGCTTTAAAATATAGGTCCATGATCCCTGAGTCACCTCTATACAACATTATACAGGGAAAGATATATTTGATGAATGAATTTGAGTGAGAACTAATTTCTATGGGAAATAAATTCTTAAGGGCAAAAgagtaatttttgaaattattgttttgaataaTTATGACAATTATGAATTGCATAATTAATAGTATGTTGTATTGTCTGATACGGTACAAGAGATATTATCTTCTTTTCATTATTCTAagtttctatatatataattttgaaatcaTTGGGCTTATGGTTCATATTGGATAAAAACTATTGTTGACCTCGCTTCTAGCCAATGATAGTGACTCAAAATAAAGcaataaataagataaataatagaAACCAAAAATAGTAAAGTAAAAGAACACCAAATTTTAAAGAGGAAACAACATGAATTTATAACAATAAAGTCCCATGTTGGTTACGAAGCTTGTATGCTCTTTGTCAGGGACATGCATTTTTATATAGTTATATTCAGAATATGCGTCCACGAACACATAAGCTCGTGTCCAGCAATTGCATACACTAACTGGTCAATCCTTGGTAGTGGAAAGCAATCCTTTGGACATGCCTTATTCAAGTCTGAAAAGTCGATACAAGTTGTCCAAGTTCCATTAGGTTTTGGGGATTGGATATCCACGAGGGATAAAATGCCTCACGTATAAAGTCGTTAACCAACAACTTGTCCACTTCTTGCTTGAGTGCCCCTGGTCTCTCGAAATCCATGGGTCGTCTCTTCTGTCTCTTGGCTGGGTAATTTAGTTCAACATTCAAGTGGTGACAGATAATCTTAAGGTCAATCCCTATCATATCTGAATGGCTCCAGGCAAACTGATCCTGATTTgccatgaaaaaaattattagttgcTATTTGAATTGTTCATCCAGGTTCTTCCCAGTGAATACACACTTTGTGGGATTTCTTGGATCTAGAACAACCTCTTCCAATTTCTCAATCGGTTTCAATAAATTTCGTTCATCTTGAATCTGAGGATCAAGATCCTCATCCCGCTTCTCGTCTTCCCCAGTCATGACTGCCATTAGCTAGTGACCGACCTTTCTATTCTGCAGCCCTATGCGGTAGCATTCGCGAGCCAACATTTGATCACCTCGCACTACTCCGACACCTGTCGGTTTCTGAAACTTTAGGCATAATTGCTCCAATTAACGCTGGTCGACCCAGTAGTATGTTATAGGCTGATGGCAGGTCGACAACTAGAAAGTTTTGCATAACAGTGGTGGATAAAGGTGCCTCACCCACGGTTAATGGGAGCTCAATTATTCCTTGGCTGGCGATGCTGTTTCCTGTAAATTCAGATAGATTTACCATGCAAGGTTTTAATTTGGCTTTTTCAAGCCCATTTTCATTAGTGTATCCttataaaggatatttattGAACATCTGTTGTCCACCAGCACCCTTTTTATCCTTTTGTTGGCAAGCTGGATGGTAATTACCAGTGGGTCGACGTGAGGATACCTCACGTGTTTTGCATCTTCCACCGCGAACACAATTGGAGGTTCCTCAGTCTTAGCTTTTTTAAAAGGTTTCGGAGCAAAAGGAGACTGCTCGCTCTTAATTTCTTTTACATATCTCTTTTAGGCATTGTTACTTTCCCCAAAAATATGGGGCCCTCCCGAGATAACCAGAATATCCTCTCCTTCAAGAGGAGGAGGTTGTAATCTCTGGTTGCCTGGGTTATTGGGTGGATTAGGCTAGTTTTTTCCATCGCCTTATTGCTTCACATACTTCTGAAAGTGATCTCGCGcgatgagactatctatctcgTCTTTCAACTGACGACATTCCTCTGTCATATGCCCAATGTCCTTATGGTACTTAAAAAATTTGGTTGCATCTTTATTATGTCTCGCATGCCTCATGGGCTCAAGTTTACGGAATGCGACTCTGTGCTCATGTGCGGGATAAATGTTTTCTTaagtttcattaagctcggtGTAAACGGTGCATATTAGCACGTATTTATCGTGCTTCTATTGCTTTTGCTTATCCTTGGCTGTCTCCTTAGAGTTATCCTTCCTCTTTGAACTAGAGGCCCCTGGATTGTCAGCCTTGGTCGAGAGGGTACTTGTTAAGACTGTGTTGGGTTTACTTTCCAAGCCAGTCTTTAATAACTTCATCTCTTTTCTTGCTTCTTTTTTCAAACAAACACTTGAGCTCTTTTATTGAACTCGCTGATGTTTTTCATTGGGCGACCCTGCAAGTCATCCCATAGCTCGCCTCTAGAAGTGGGAAGATCAGTCGTGATCTGTGCCTGAAGAGAAGTAAGCTGGATACTGTCGTCCAGGTTTCTAACCCTCGGAGTAGCTGTGCTAAAAAGACTTAAGTAAGCCTTAAGCATCTCGCCTCGCTGCTACTTTATGTTAGTGACGGAGGATGCCTCAGGTCGCCTGTCCCTTGCTGCCTAGAACTGCATCTTGAAATCCTTAGACAGCTATTCCCAAGAGGTGATTGAATGATGGATAAATTTGTTGAACCAGCTGCTCGTTGCTCCAACTAGCAAAGTGGGGAATAAAATTATTTGGAACATTATTGGCTTGCATGATAGTATTAAAATTATTCGAGTGTGCGATTTAATTTTTAGTCCCATCGTATGACGAGACGTGAGGATTCTTGAATCCCTGGGGAAATTCAGTATTCATAATGTCTGGATGGAAAGGCTCGAGTTCCTCGTCCGAGTCATATGTAGACTGTTTTCCATATTCCCATCTCGGAACCTCCTGAATTTATCCTCCAACTCATTAATTCGCAATTGGACAGGATCCTCTTGCTTTTGATTGAGTTGGTGGTGAAGGTTAGATTTTTTCTGGTTTAAGTGATTACGAAGATCCGGCTGTTGCTGGTCATAGTTACACACTAACCTCGTCCTACTCATGGACCTCATTCTGGAGTAACTTTCAGTTCTACTTGAGCATGTACTCTCTTAATCAGTACTGCGGCGAGTTCCATCCCCTCCTCACGTTGATCGACTACAGGTTCTTGTGCATCCCGAGCTAGCACTCGCCTTGTCACGTACCGGCCTTCTCCTTTGGGTACGGGTTTTTGCATGCCCCCTACTGGGCTTTGTATGTGCCCCTTCCCTGTTGGTTTGAGAAGGATGTTGGCGATGCCTCGGTGGCAACCCACATGTCCTAGGTTAAGTCCCATGATTTCCCTCGTTCTCTCGAGGGATTTCTTGTTCCTTAGTCCCTAGTCGCCTTCTGTTCTCATTTCAGGGAGAAGGCTCTGGTTGGTCATTTGGTTGTTCATTTTCAGGGAGATCCTTAGTTTCCCCAGTTTGTTCTTCCTGAGCGTTCTGAGGGTCCTCCTGAGCCGTCTCCTGCACCCTCGCTCATGAGGTCTACCTCGTGGTCTCCTCACTCCATGATCAGATTTGTTTTGTGCGTTGTTTTCCTGTGCTGCCCTAGCTGCGGCTACCTCCCGTTCCAACTCAGCATTTTGTCAGTTTTCCTCCTCTAAACATTGCCTGAGATGATTCTGGGTTGAGCACCACTAACGCTTCTGTTGGGTACTTCATTCCATGATTCTGGGTTTTGGCCACCTGCATGTTGGGTCCTTTTTGAATGTGTGGACCGTGTAGATCGTGTTGTCCGTGAATTAGGAGGCCTCCGTGAGCCCATTGGCTCTTTTCCAAGACGGTGAGTAGTCTCTTTAGGATGAGTATCATCCTTTGCCCCGTTATCAGCCATGGagaaagatttttctttttgttaggagggttttttttttagattttttcacataggctctcaatgaaagcaccaaactgttaatgCAGATTTTCATTAACGATAATAAGCCTATTTTCGTGATAAGTTTTGCACAGAAATAATAGAAAgtaaaagaagaaaatataGTACAAAgctttttatgttgttttgcagttaaaattgtgcatagtccacgagtcaatcttatttagATTATTCTAATACAAACTAGGGTTCTTTTCTCTCAAGGATTTTCCGTCCATTTTTCGGTACAttctgcccctatttatagtGACATAGGGTTGCAATTAATTACAATTTGATATGAATCCCACAACAATATTTCCATGAAATCGTGGGCCTTAATTACGCACCACATAAATAAATGcagttattatttgaaaataatacaTCTGTGATTTATCCACTTTTACAAGGTCAATGCTGACGTGGATTTAGATATGCTGCAAAGTGTATCTAGCTGGGGCATCTCGCTGGGAACATGAATAGCAACGATAATCCCGGTAGCGAGCTGGAGCTTTTCCCATGTCTTTCTGTGGTTGATAATGTAAATCTCGTCACTTCTGTGATTAAATACATAACGCTTCATCTATCAATCGCAGTTCTTGGTGACAAGGTAAACTCCAGTAGCcaacatcatttgaatgtcagcTTCTATCTGAGAGAGCTGACTTGACGGAGTAGTGGATCTTATTGAAAGATTTCTTGAGCTGATTAATGAAGGTACCAGGAGTATGCCTTCCAATAGCAAGGTGGATGCCTCACTATCCGTCACTCATATTTTTCCAACTGTTATACTTAGTTAGTACAATGCatattatacgctaagtgttttGACTACCAACTCATCCCGTCAACACTCTTTTATACGTAGCGAGGTTGATGCCTTGCTATGCACTATTGATGTCATCCTTATGATCGTGTCTTCTGACGCGAAATAGTTTCTCATCAATGTGTGAATTAATAGTTCGTACATCTTTGTCTCGCTTAAGACTGTACAGTCAGCGAGTTATAGATATGTTTTATTAACTCcgcatttaatgagttattccatttaatatcttttaatttaattaccGTGATATTTGTTGATTCTTATTCTCCAAGGTTGACACGTGTCATCCTCTGGAATGCCAGCTAAATTTTGGGTATGACAACTAGAGTCTTAGGCAAGAGGAGAAACATCAATAGGTATACTCCTGTTTCTTACTTTCTTCTTTAAAGCAACACAAGCAGTAGGTATACCTTGAACAACTTCCCTAACTGGAGGTTCAGATTCCTTCAGTGCTGGAACTTTTTGCTTCGAGTTAGAAGAAGATGACATACCAGCCAAGAAGCTCATACTGTCTACAAAGTAAATATACAAGTGGTTAGTACAACATAAGAGAAGCAAAATAGCAAAGTTAAACTTTACAGCATGGAGCATCAGCTAGCAACTGATTCCCAATCCTTCTATGGAGCAATTCGAGTGGAGGTAACTTCTCCATCTTCCTGGTCTAAGAGCAAAGATATTCTCCCTAAATACTTTGTGTCATTTTGAACTGAGATCAGGTCTTCCGACACTTTTTGAGATAAGATGGCAGTTGCACTTTGAGCATTCTCATCACATTGCTTGAGTGGCATAGTCCAGGATTCATTAGGGAAGATAGTACCAACATACACTCGCTGGCAGGACATTACCAGTCCAATCTTTTAAAGATTCTCAGTATTGAATAGAGTTCTTCCATCTTTCTCCCATACATCAATCTCAATAAGCATGGCATCATCTCTCCTCTTCACGTCAATTAGTGGAGCAAGTCTTTTGAAAGGACCATTCTTTTCGAAAGTTATGTGTCTTGATGGATGTATTCGAGTATAGAAGTATTCCTGGTGGTAAAAGGTGCAGTTACTTTTGGTAATGTTTACTATGTATGGGCTGAACTTGTAAAGTTATAGAAGCATTCTTCTTTTCTAGTAGGATTTCTTTTCAAGTCACAAAGGAAGTTTATTTTGTGGGGAGTTAGGACAGGCCAACTTCTCAAGCAGTAAAAGATGAAAAAGGTAGCAATGATTCTAAAgccatttaaatttatttggtaGGGACAGACTCTAAAGAATTCTTCTATTGATATGAACCATGGATTCAAGGGCAAGTAAGCACCCACATTCATGTCCATCTCAACCAAGCAGTACTGCAAGTGTTCTAGGAGCCATTGGGACCACCATATCATGGCTTCTAGATGGCAGTTTTAGGAAGAGTGTAATCATCCCAGATTAATTGAGCTTGACGTTCTGTAAGAGTGCTAAACACAAGAGGTCTTAGCCTGAATGCCCAATCTCTTGGATCATCATTTTCAATGGTAGCTTTAAGAAGCTCATTCGCCACTACCTTCCCACCACACCCCTTGTCTAAGTTTTTAGAATTAGGCATAGTTAACTTCGCTCTAATGAATTGAGCTACATGGGGATCATATTCCTTCTACTTCTCATCATCCTATCCATGATTTCAAGTTGCATACAACTCAAGAGAAGTCTTATTGGGTTGTGAAAAGGCCAAGCAATTTCAGAGGAAATTTTCAAATCACAAGGATAAGTGTTTTGGAACTTATAAGGTCTTAGATAAAGAATTCAAGGGTTTTTGGGAGTTTGAGGATCCTTGAAGTAGGATCAACAAAGGaggataagaagaaaaaaatttaagaaaaggGTGActccgaaaaaaaaaaaaaagaattctaCCTTGGAAGATAAAGAACACTTGAAAGATTGGCGAAGATGAAACTCCAATGAGCTTTTCAAAGGCTTAGGCGTGGAAGAGTTGAATGGGAAGAGTGAAATTTTTGATTGAAAGTTCTCTTATTTATAAATGAGTTCAATCTCCTAATCCTTGAGCAATTAGTAGTCTTTTGAAATTAAAGCTTTAAAGGAAGAGGTAAATgataagaaaaagataaaaatgtaTCTTTTCCCTTCACCTTTAAACgtaatttttgaaattcctGTAGAAATAGGAATTTGAATTAAAAGGTAACATTCATTCGAAATGCTACTAAGATTAGCGAATATTagatgttgacctcgcttttagccaacgacactGAGTCTTAATATTAAGTGATAAGTGATATAATTTAGATATAATATGAAAAGACAAATAAAGAACACAAAgtttttaaagaggttcggccctgagcagttcggtaatagcctactccccttgatttgtattgacttaagaacaaagaATATAGTGATTCTTCtcttagagctcttacaatGAAATCTCTAAGTATAATCTTAGATAATTTTTTGACCCTTTGCCCATTGAGAATAGATCACTATTTACAGGGCTATGTGCCAGAGGGAAGGTTTCTCTTTTGTTTACAATGTCTATAATTGGTAAGATTACACATTACATATAATGAGTACACTAATTGAGGGATTTCGACAACTTGCCATATCTCTATGATACGATCCCAGATTTATAGGGATTGGTTTTGTGCTTCAGGATGCAAATGCTGAAGTTGCTAAGTGTTGATACGCTGTTCGGATTGTCCACTGCTCAACTAGGAGGACTTTGTCTGTGCAAGTATATTTGGTGTTTTGCTCGGAGCATCTCCTTCGAGAAAATATGGGGAATCGCTTCCACGTATCACCagcatgtgatgccacgtcagagtgcaaaaattaggataacatTAGCCCCTTAAATTTGCACGAGGCATCTGAAGTTGCGTAGagacttcatccgagctgcCTTTACATTTGAATGGGTGACACGTGTTGGGTGCGTCTGTTTGTGATTCGATGTGAGTCTGACCATGCGTCTCTTTAGTTTTCAGCTAATTAATGCTCTCACTTAATTTATGCCTCGAAACACGGTTTCCATTACACGCTTTGACGATTACACTTGATTGCTTTTTTATTTCCCAATATTTATTTGTAGGGGGAAATCGAAACGTCTGAAGGATTTCGAAATGATTATCTCCTTTCACCAAATTGCCTATAAATAAGGCTGGAACTTCTTCATAATCTACTTTCACCATTTTC is part of the Cannabis sativa cultivar Pink pepper isolate KNU-18-1 chromosome 5, ASM2916894v1, whole genome shotgun sequence genome and encodes:
- the LOC115717778 gene encoding uncharacterized protein LOC115717778, giving the protein MERKTGRLFLNARDVKEATWVKARAYFQCGLVGHMKRNFPQLLLPEQKKDDKPTPARVFALTQAEADAGPSTMTGQLSFDDTLLTVLIDSGATHSYISSRITEKLNRPSDVLSRGFKTLLPTGELVISNRWVRSLLVFVEGRELLPEDEDPFAFVGKMQGSQIPLILVLKAKDLLCEGCIGFLANVVVTTREPPSRPEHVPIVREFLDVFPEELLGLPPKREIDFEIDLIPGAEPVSRAP